CGTTGGATTGAAGATACTCTAATTAAAGATAAACGATTTTCACTACCTGGACGTAAAGCATTACTAAAAAGCGATTCTGAATACGAACTTGTGTTAATTGATGCTACTGAAACACCGATAGAACGACCTAAAAAAAACAGAAGCACTTTTATTCGGGAAAAAAGAGGCGACATACTCTAAAAACTCAGCTTATTGTGGATAAAAGGAAAAAAGAAATCATTTGCACTAATTTTTCTAATGGCAAGCGTCATGATTTCAGGTTATTTAAAGAATCCGGAGTTCACATCCACCCTGAGATTAAAGTTCTTACAGATACTGGTTATCAAGGCATTGATAAGTTGCATTATAATTCAGAGTTACCAAAGAAAAAGACAAAAAAGCGACCACTAAGCAGGAAAGATAAAAAGAAAAATCGTCAATTGTCTAGTGAACGTGTTTTAAATGAAAACGTCATAGGCATGATCAAACGATTTAAAATTATCGCTGATCGTTATAGGAACAGAAGAAAACGATTCGGTTTAAGGTTTAATTTACTTGCTGGTATCTATAACTTTGAGCTTTAAATAGGTTATGCAAGAGGTCTATTAAATCCAGCCAACATAAATTACCATTCTACATATCACGATATATTAGAAGAAGCTGCAAATCACTCATTCGATGTAAGTAACTTGCGATTTATTGGGATATTTGAGAAAGACATAATTGTAGATCAACGAGTTGGTGAAACTGTTTTTACGCAAATATATGAAGCCATAATAGATGTAAATTCACCGAAATCTATGTATGAGGTATACAACACGAGCTCAAGTCCAAGAGCTCATATGGCTTATACAACAGGATATGAAACATATCATCAAAAGACTCACTTCATCAGCGCAGATGCAAGAAAAGATATTGTTTTCGCTGATACAATATTTCAAACAACGGAGGATGGAAGAAAATATGTGTATACAAGTATTATAGCGTACTTATTGCGTGGACAAGATGCTTTGAATTGCAAAATGCTGAATTTTAAACGAAAAATATATGATATGGACTTGTACATGCATTAGACCTCTTGCATAACCATATAAATTGATTAAAATCCTTGATTTTATCAAGGATAACATGAAGTTTGAAAACATCAAAGATGAATACGCAGAAGAGTTTCGCAGGCTTACTGGCATTAAACGAGGAACGTTTGAAGTTATACTAAGTATATTAAAAGAAGCTGAAGCTATTTTAAAGTCTCAAGGTGGAAAACCCAATAAATTGGCTTTAGAAGATCGATTACTCATGACGCTTGAGTACTTGCGTGAATACAGGACATATTTTCATATTTCCCGCAGTTATGGAATAAGTGAAAGTGCCTGTTATCGTAATATACGTTGGATTGAAGATACTCTAATTAAAGATAAACGATTTTCACTACCTGGACGTAAAGCATTACTAAAAAGCGATTCTGAATACGAACTTGTGTTAATTGATGCTACTGAAACACCGATAGAACGACCTAAAAAAAACAGAAGCACTTTTATTCGGGAAAAAAGAGGCGACATACTCTAAAAACTCAGCTTATTGTGGATAAAAGGAAAAAAGAAATCATTTGCACTAATTTTTCTAATGGCAAGCGTCATGATTTCAGGTTATTTAAAGAATCCGGAGTTCACATCCACCCTGAGATTAAAGTTCTTACAGATACTGGTTATCAAGGCATTGATA
This region of Candidatus Lariskella endosymbiont of Epinotia ramella genomic DNA includes:
- a CDS encoding IS5 family transposase (programmed frameshift) yields the protein MKFENIKDEYAEEFRRLTGIKRGTFEVILSILKEAEAILKSQGGKPNKLALEDRLLMTLEYLREYRTYFHISRSYGISESACYRNIRWIEDTLIKDKRFSLPGRKALLKSDSEYELVLIDATETPIERPKKKQKHFYSGKKRRHTLKTQLIVDKRKKEIICTNFSNGKRHDFRLFKESGVHIHPEIKVLTDTGYQGIDKLHYNSELPKKKTKKRPLSRKDKKKNRQLSSERVLNENVIGMIKRFKIIADRYRNRRKRFGLRFNLLAGIYNFEL
- a CDS encoding IS5 family transposase (programmed frameshift) yields the protein MKFENIKDEYAEEFRRLTGIKRGTFEVILSILKEAEAILKSQGGKPNKLALEDRLLMTLEYLREYRTYFHISRSYGISESACYRNIRWIEDTLIKDKRFSLPGRKALLKSDSEYELVLIDATETPIERPKKKQKHFYSGKKRRHTLKTQLIVDKRKKEIICTNFSNGKRHDFRLFKESGVHIHPEIKVLTDTGYQGIDKLHYNSELPKKKTKKRPLSRKDKKKNRQLSSERVLNENVIGMIKRFKIIADRYRNRRKRFGLRFNLLAGIYNFEL